From the genome of Brienomyrus brachyistius isolate T26 chromosome 8, BBRACH_0.4, whole genome shotgun sequence, one region includes:
- the LOC125747850 gene encoding tyrosine-protein kinase HCK-like — translation MGCMKSKEPLEQEKKSKDLDGNASKANTQYPHYVEDPTSHKKSSAPTGDDGGTAAIALYDYEPIHDGDLGFKKGDKLSILEESGEWWMAKLITSGKEGYIPCNYVAKDSLQTEEWFFKGLSRKDAERLLLVTDNPVGAYLIRDSETTKGSYSLSVKDYDAQSGNSVKHYKIRTLDNGGFYISPRITFATLQDLVTHYKKQGDGLCQPLKSACISLKPEKPWEKDAWEVPRESLKLDKRLGAGQFGEVWMATYNKHTKVAVKTMKPGSMSLEAFMAEANLMKTLQHDKLVRLNAVVTKEEPIYIITEFMEKGNLLDFLKSSEGNAIQLPKLIDFTAQIAEGMAYIERRNYIHRDLRAANILVSKALVCKIADFGLARVIEDNEYTAQEGAKFPIKWTAPEAINFGTFTIKSDVWSFGILLTEIITYGRTPYPGMSNPEVIRLLEKGYRMPRTDSCPPELYDIMMMCWKNKAEDRPTFEYLQSVLEDFYTATESQYQQQP, via the exons aTGGGCTGCATGAAATCCAAGGAGCCACTGGAACAGGAGAAGAAAAGCAAAGATCTAGATGGAAACGCAAGCAAAGCCAACACACAGTACCCTCACTATGTGGAGGACCCAACATCACAT AAGAAATCCAGTGCTCCCACTGGAGACGATG GAGGGACCGCAGCCATTGCTTTGTATGACTATGAGCCAATCCATGATGGAGACCTGGGATTCAAGAAGGGAGACAAGCTGAGCATTCTGGAGGA GTCAGGGGAGTGGTGGATGGCTAAACTGATTACCTCAGGAAAAGAGGGCTACATCCCCTGTAACTATGTGGCCAAAGACAGCTTGCAGACTGAAGA GTGGTTTTTCAAAGGACTGAGCCGGAAAGATGCGGAACGCCTACTGTTGGTGACGGACAATCCCGTTGGTGCCTACTTGATCCGAGATAGTGAGACCACCAAAG GCAGCTACTCACTGTCGGTAAAAGACTACGATGCCCAGTCTGGGAACTCCGTCAAGCATTACAAAATCCGCACCCTGGACAATGGAGGCTTCTACATCTCTCCTCGGATCACATTTGCTACCTTGCAGGACTTGGTCACCCACTACAAAA AACAAGGTGACGGACTCTGCCAGCCCCTCAAAAGCGCTTGCATAAGCTTGAAGCCTGAGAAGCCCTGGGAGAAGGATGCCTGGGAAGTCCCCCGCGAATCCCTGAAGCTGGACAAGCGGTTGGGTGCCGGCCAGTTTGGGGAAGTCTGGATGG CCACCTACAACAAACACACCAAAGTTGCTGTGAAGACCATGAAGCCGGGAAGTATGTCATTAGAGGCCTTCATGGCTGAGGCCAACCTGATGAAGACTCTGCAGCATGACAAGCTGGTACGACTGAATGCTGTGGTGACCAAGGAGGAGCCCATTTATATCATCACAGAGTTCATGGAAAAAGGCAA CTTATTAGATTTCCTGAAGAGCAGCGAGGGGAACGCTATTCAGCTTCCAAAGCTCATCGACTTCACAGCCCAG ATTGCAGAGGGCATGGCTTACATCGAAAGGAGGAATTACATCCACAGGGACCTGCGTGCTGCCAACATCCTGGTCAGTAAGGCTCTGGTCTGCAAGATTGCAGACTTTGGTCTGGCACGTGTCATTGAGGACAACGAGTACACTGCCCAGGAGG GTGCCAAGTTCCCCATCAAATGGACTGCCCCAGAGGCCATTAACTTCGGCACCTTCACCATTAAGTCCGATGTCTGGTCCTTTGGAATCCTGCTGACTGAGATCATCACCTATGGCCGCACACCATATCCAG GAATGTCAAACCCGGAGGTCATCCGCCTCCTGGAAAAGGGCTATCGCATGCCACGTACAGACAGCTGCCCCCCCGAGCTGTATGACATCATGATGATGTGCTGGAAGAACAAAGCCGAAGACAGGCCCACCTTCGAGTATCTGCAGAGCGTGCTGGAGGACTTCTACACGGCCACGGAGAGCCAGTACCAGCAGCAGCcttga